One genomic region from Pyxicephalus adspersus chromosome 1, UCB_Pads_2.0, whole genome shotgun sequence encodes:
- the LAMTOR1 gene encoding ragulator complex protein LAMTOR1 isoform X2 yields MGCCYSGETDTGKDQGEREHLLPSNQTLPNRTPNGSEPNSTNNPAARTDEQALLSRILARTAQNIIDVSAVESQGMEQHECMDRARQYSTRLAKLSSNLTHWKKLPPLPSLTAQPHQILASDPVPYADIQQVSKIAAYAFSALSQIRVDAKEDLVVQFGIP; encoded by the exons ATGGGTTGCTGCTACAGCGGGGAGACCGACACCGGCAAG gatCAGGGCGAAAGGGAACATCTGCTGCCCTCTAACCAGACGTTGCCCAACAGGACGCCAAATGGATCCGAACCCAACTCCACCAATAACCCGGCGGCCCGGACAGACGAGCAGGCCTTGCTCTCACGTATCCTGGCCAGGACGGCTCA GAATATCATTGATGTATCAGCTGTGGAATCCCAGGGGATGGAGCAGCATGAATGTATGGACAGAGCCAGGCAGTATAG CACACGGCTAGCAAAGCTCAGCAGTAACCTAACGCACTGGAAGAAATTGCCCCCCCTTCCCTCACTTACTGCCCAGCCACACCAAATACTCGCCAGTGACCCCGTTCCTTATGCAGATATCCAGCAG gtttcaaAGATAGCAGCTTACGCCTTCAGTGCACTTTCACAGATCCGTGTGGATGCTAAAGAGGATCTCGTTGTACAGTTTGGGATTCCATAA
- the LAMTOR1 gene encoding ragulator complex protein LAMTOR1 isoform X1 translates to MGCCYSGETDTGKVDQGEREHLLPSNQTLPNRTPNGSEPNSTNNPAARTDEQALLSRILARTAQNIIDVSAVESQGMEQHECMDRARQYSTRLAKLSSNLTHWKKLPPLPSLTAQPHQILASDPVPYADIQQVSKIAAYAFSALSQIRVDAKEDLVVQFGIP, encoded by the exons ATGGGTTGCTGCTACAGCGGGGAGACCGACACCGGCAAGGTG gatCAGGGCGAAAGGGAACATCTGCTGCCCTCTAACCAGACGTTGCCCAACAGGACGCCAAATGGATCCGAACCCAACTCCACCAATAACCCGGCGGCCCGGACAGACGAGCAGGCCTTGCTCTCACGTATCCTGGCCAGGACGGCTCA GAATATCATTGATGTATCAGCTGTGGAATCCCAGGGGATGGAGCAGCATGAATGTATGGACAGAGCCAGGCAGTATAG CACACGGCTAGCAAAGCTCAGCAGTAACCTAACGCACTGGAAGAAATTGCCCCCCCTTCCCTCACTTACTGCCCAGCCACACCAAATACTCGCCAGTGACCCCGTTCCTTATGCAGATATCCAGCAG gtttcaaAGATAGCAGCTTACGCCTTCAGTGCACTTTCACAGATCCGTGTGGATGCTAAAGAGGATCTCGTTGTACAGTTTGGGATTCCATAA